In Chitinophaga sp. HK235, a single window of DNA contains:
- a CDS encoding PorP/SprF family type IX secretion system membrane protein yields the protein MRTKIATWLMSVTAFFACSKAMAQADPHFSQYYTYPSWLNPALTGAFDGDYRVAAIYRTQWGNISPFKTYGVTAELPTNRNINLGASVLNQAAGDGGYNYTTGYVNAAYTGVKLDAAHYHQLNFGLQLGFIQRRFDPSKLTFGEQWNPVTGYNPGNPVTDMLTRTSSISFDAGAGALYYDATPGKKYNIYGGFSVMHLTRPQDQFSAAGDARFPMRFNVHGGVKLTLSDILSVTPNFLFMQQGPAQEKMIGAYGQLTAAPGTDFLLGLNYRVKDAFTTHAGFIYKTMMLGVSYDINTSDLNKMARGSNSFEVSITFIGRRKVRTPEVEFVCPRL from the coding sequence ATGAGAACTAAAATTGCAACATGGCTCATGTCAGTGACAGCCTTCTTCGCCTGCTCAAAGGCGATGGCACAGGCTGACCCGCACTTCTCACAGTATTATACTTATCCGTCCTGGCTCAATCCTGCGCTGACAGGCGCATTCGACGGCGATTACCGGGTAGCGGCCATCTATCGTACACAATGGGGAAATATCAGCCCCTTCAAAACATATGGCGTTACAGCAGAACTGCCTACCAACAGGAATATCAACCTCGGCGCCAGTGTGCTTAACCAGGCTGCCGGTGACGGTGGATACAACTATACTACCGGGTACGTAAATGCTGCCTATACCGGCGTAAAGCTGGACGCAGCACATTATCATCAGCTCAACTTCGGTCTGCAGCTGGGCTTTATACAGCGCCGCTTTGATCCTTCCAAGCTCACCTTCGGGGAGCAATGGAATCCGGTGACCGGCTATAATCCCGGTAATCCGGTAACGGACATGCTTACACGTACCTCATCGATTTCATTCGATGCCGGTGCCGGAGCATTGTATTATGATGCCACCCCCGGAAAAAAATACAACATCTATGGTGGTTTCTCTGTGATGCACCTCACTCGTCCGCAGGACCAGTTCAGTGCTGCCGGTGATGCCCGCTTCCCGATGCGCTTTAATGTGCATGGTGGTGTGAAGTTAACGTTGTCGGATATACTGAGTGTTACACCCAATTTCCTGTTTATGCAGCAGGGACCTGCGCAGGAGAAAATGATTGGCGCTTATGGTCAGCTGACCGCTGCACCAGGTACTGATTTCCTGCTGGGACTCAACTATCGTGTTAAAGACGCTTTTACCACACATGCCGGGTTTATCTATAAAACCATGATGCTGGGCGTCAGCTACGATATCAATACTTCTGATCTGAATAAGATGGCCCGTGGCTCCAACAGCTTCGAGGTATCGATCACCTTTATCGGACGTAGGAAAGTGAGAACACCGGAAGTGGAATTTGTATGTCCCCGTTTGTAA
- a CDS encoding type IX secretion system membrane protein PorP/SprF yields MKKFVLTGLMGLIVICVQAQQQPHYTQYIMNPFIINPAVAGIENYWDLRLSHRHQWAGLNGSPVTTYFTVHGPLRKSDYSTSSPTGFDIQGENPRGKAYWRDYTTPPPHPGAGLTILNDKAGPLNRFSISAAYAHHINLSPRTSLSAGLSLGMQQVSLDASKVGFLDPNDPAINGTGILNRWRPDIGAGLWLYSADYFAGISAQNIIPQNIGYDNGKLVGDSLYRGKLVPHLFFTTGYRLWINDDVNILPSVMIKFITAMPMSVDVNARAMFRDRFWMGASYRLHDGVAAMFGVNINSTFNIGYSYDYTASSLNTVSKGSHEIMIGFLLGNKYGDTCPRNVW; encoded by the coding sequence ATGAAAAAGTTTGTGTTAACTGGTTTGATGGGATTGATAGTGATATGTGTACAGGCCCAGCAACAGCCGCATTACACACAGTATATTATGAATCCTTTCATCATCAATCCTGCGGTAGCAGGAATAGAAAATTACTGGGACCTGCGTCTGAGCCATCGTCATCAGTGGGCCGGGCTGAATGGTTCGCCGGTAACCACTTATTTCACGGTGCATGGACCATTACGCAAATCGGACTACAGTACATCATCACCTACCGGCTTCGACATACAGGGTGAGAATCCGCGGGGAAAGGCTTACTGGCGGGATTATACTACGCCACCGCCACATCCCGGTGCAGGGCTGACCATCCTGAACGACAAGGCCGGGCCACTCAATCGTTTTTCCATCAGCGCTGCGTATGCCCATCATATCAACCTGTCGCCCCGTACCAGTCTGAGTGCAGGGCTGTCACTGGGTATGCAGCAGGTGAGCCTGGATGCCAGCAAGGTGGGGTTTTTGGACCCAAACGACCCGGCTATCAATGGTACCGGTATCCTGAACCGCTGGCGCCCGGATATCGGGGCGGGGTTATGGTTGTATTCAGCAGATTATTTCGCTGGCATCTCCGCGCAGAATATCATCCCGCAAAACATCGGATACGATAACGGGAAGCTGGTAGGCGACAGCCTCTATCGGGGGAAACTGGTGCCACACCTGTTTTTCACCACAGGCTATCGTTTATGGATAAACGATGATGTCAATATACTGCCGTCGGTGATGATCAAATTTATTACCGCTATGCCGATGAGTGTGGATGTGAATGCCCGTGCGATGTTCAGGGACCGTTTCTGGATGGGAGCTTCCTATCGCCTGCATGATGGTGTGGCGGCCATGTTCGGGGTGAATATCAATTCCACTTTTAACATTGGTTACTCCTACGACTATACGGCTTCTTCACTGAATACGGTCAGTAAAGGATCTCATGAGATTATGATCGGGTTCCTGCTGGGTAACAAATATGGTGATACCTGTCCGAGAAACGTCTGGTAA
- the rhuM gene encoding virulence protein RhuM/Fic/DOC family protein, giving the protein MLIYQTEDGQTSIEVKLEDDMIWLTQTQMTELFEQTKQNISLHIKNIYKEGELNKNATVKEYLTVQAEGKRQIEKITSYYSLDVVISTGYRVKSRRGTQFRIWANKILKDYLIKGYVLNEQRLKEQGDQLVTLKNTIRLMGNVLESKPLNTDEATGLLKVLTDYAYALDVLDKYDHQQLTIQGTTSDTLFRITYSAAMGAIHGLKDRFGGSTLFGNEKDESFRSSLAVIYQTFDGKELYPSIEEKAAHLLYFVIKNHSFSDGNKRIAAFLFVWFIEKNNLLYREDGSKRIADNALVALTLMIAESKADEMEIIIKVVVNLINTLN; this is encoded by the coding sequence ATGCTTATTTATCAAACAGAAGATGGACAAACCTCTATTGAGGTCAAACTTGAAGACGATATGATCTGGCTTACCCAAACCCAGATGACTGAATTGTTTGAACAAACCAAACAAAATATCAGTCTTCACATTAAAAACATTTACAAAGAAGGTGAGCTCAACAAAAATGCAACGGTCAAGGAATACCTGACTGTTCAAGCTGAAGGAAAAAGACAGATAGAAAAAATTACAAGCTACTACTCCCTCGATGTAGTCATATCCACAGGCTACCGTGTAAAATCCCGACGAGGTACCCAATTCCGTATCTGGGCCAATAAAATACTAAAAGATTATCTGATAAAAGGCTACGTCCTGAACGAGCAACGCCTCAAGGAGCAAGGTGATCAACTCGTCACTCTTAAAAACACGATACGGCTGATGGGCAATGTACTGGAAAGTAAACCGCTCAATACAGACGAAGCAACAGGACTGTTAAAAGTGCTTACTGATTATGCCTACGCATTAGACGTCCTGGACAAATATGATCATCAACAGTTAACCATACAGGGCACTACCTCAGATACACTTTTCCGTATTACCTATTCAGCAGCTATGGGAGCCATTCACGGATTAAAGGACAGATTTGGTGGCAGCACCCTGTTTGGTAACGAGAAAGATGAATCTTTCCGCAGTTCGCTTGCAGTAATCTACCAAACTTTTGATGGCAAGGAATTATATCCAAGCATTGAAGAAAAGGCAGCACATCTGCTGTATTTCGTGATCAAAAACCACTCCTTCTCAGATGGTAACAAACGTATCGCCGCCTTTCTGTTTGTTTGGTTTATTGAGAAAAACAATTTATTGTACAGAGAAGATGGTTCCAAACGTATCGCAGACAATGCTTTAGTAGCCCTGACACTGATGATTGCGGAAAGTAAAGCCGACGAGATGGAGATAATAATCAAAGTGGTGGTTAACCTCATCAATACCCTCAATTAA
- a CDS encoding OmpA family protein, translating into MKKIFVTASMVLAGLVSYGQFTYDYLKAADQYYKKEDYNSAVQYYEKYLGTKNKAFRRDSYKPYAAVTTSRKTAAPVSSEQQAVYKLAESYRNLHNYGKAAPYYETVMEADKNSFPLAGYYYAVSLRALGKYEDAEKAFRNFLNGYGSKDGYSTAAAREVDNLSFINGQLKRNDLSKYEVRKAPAALNTTGASYAPCWTADGALLFTSTRPDPDRNKGYINRVYTADYANGQASNIRLLTLAQPELLHQGAVSLTPDGQQLFLTRWHIDHGKKITSIWTSRKNGNSWSEPVQLDATINVPGSNTQQPFVLPDGKHLLYASDRPGGQGGFDLWCAVLDETGKPISTSNLGTVINTAENEQAPCYHAATRTLVFSTDGRTGMGGYDFFSSKGEPGNFQTPVNMGYPVNSVKDDIYFASRSNNRNLLDDVLLGTDRAAECCLELFFLHKDRPARQLSGVVVACNSNTPVAGAEVRIIDTVRHTVVTTRSTAADGSYAFTMDEYQPLVAVANADGYTSSTQRIDVPADEDAEAITAPLLCLTPIVAPPSPVTLEDVYYDYDKSTLKPESFTALDKLVALLNGNPSMEIELSAHTDSIGTKRYNQRLSEARAKSCVDYLIEKGIDRNRLTYKGYGASMPIAPNSLPDGTDNPEGRQKNRRTTFTVLKK; encoded by the coding sequence ATGAAAAAAATATTCGTTACCGCTTCCATGGTGCTGGCAGGATTAGTGTCGTATGGACAATTTACCTATGATTACCTGAAAGCTGCCGATCAATATTATAAAAAGGAAGATTATAACTCTGCTGTGCAGTATTATGAAAAATACCTTGGCACCAAAAACAAGGCGTTCCGGCGTGATTCCTACAAGCCTTACGCCGCCGTAACTACCAGCAGAAAAACTGCTGCTCCGGTAAGTAGCGAGCAGCAGGCTGTATATAAACTGGCGGAGAGTTACCGTAATCTGCACAACTACGGAAAGGCGGCGCCTTATTATGAAACCGTGATGGAGGCTGACAAAAACAGTTTCCCGCTGGCAGGATACTACTATGCTGTTTCCCTGCGGGCATTGGGTAAATATGAAGACGCGGAAAAAGCCTTCCGGAATTTCCTGAATGGTTATGGCTCCAAAGATGGCTATAGTACAGCAGCTGCCCGCGAGGTGGATAACCTGTCCTTTATCAACGGCCAGCTGAAAAGAAATGATTTATCAAAATATGAAGTCCGCAAGGCCCCGGCAGCGCTGAATACCACAGGCGCCAGTTATGCGCCCTGCTGGACAGCTGACGGAGCACTGCTGTTCACTTCCACCCGTCCTGATCCTGATAGAAATAAAGGTTATATCAACCGTGTTTATACCGCAGATTATGCCAACGGGCAGGCGTCCAATATCAGGCTGCTGACCTTAGCGCAGCCGGAGTTGCTGCACCAGGGAGCTGTCAGCCTCACACCGGATGGGCAGCAGCTGTTCCTCACCCGCTGGCATATCGATCATGGCAAAAAAATCACCTCCATCTGGACTTCCCGTAAAAATGGCAACAGCTGGAGTGAGCCTGTACAGCTGGATGCAACCATCAACGTGCCCGGCAGCAACACCCAGCAGCCTTTTGTATTGCCGGATGGCAAACATCTGCTGTACGCCAGCGACAGGCCCGGTGGACAGGGTGGCTTCGACCTGTGGTGTGCAGTACTCGATGAAACAGGTAAGCCTATAAGTACTTCCAACCTTGGAACAGTGATCAATACAGCCGAAAATGAGCAGGCGCCTTGTTATCATGCCGCTACCCGCACCCTCGTATTTTCTACCGATGGTAGAACAGGGATGGGAGGTTACGATTTTTTCAGCAGCAAAGGAGAGCCAGGCAACTTTCAAACGCCCGTCAATATGGGATATCCTGTCAACTCTGTAAAAGACGATATCTATTTCGCGAGCCGCAGCAACAACCGCAATCTGCTGGATGATGTGCTGCTGGGGACCGATAGAGCCGCCGAATGTTGCCTGGAGCTGTTTTTCCTGCATAAAGACCGGCCCGCACGGCAGCTCAGCGGGGTGGTAGTGGCCTGCAATAGTAATACGCCGGTAGCCGGTGCGGAAGTGCGTATCATCGATACGGTCCGCCATACGGTAGTCACCACCCGCAGCACCGCAGCTGACGGTAGTTACGCCTTCACTATGGATGAATATCAGCCGCTGGTGGCCGTTGCTAACGCGGACGGTTATACGTCATCCACTCAACGGATAGATGTGCCGGCAGATGAAGATGCGGAAGCTATTACTGCGCCGCTGTTGTGCCTTACACCGATAGTAGCACCGCCTTCACCGGTTACCCTTGAAGATGTGTACTACGATTATGATAAGTCTACCCTCAAACCGGAATCTTTCACCGCACTGGATAAACTGGTGGCGTTGCTGAATGGAAATCCTTCTATGGAGATAGAGCTGAGTGCTCACACCGACAGTATCGGTACCAAACGTTACAATCAGCGCCTGTCGGAAGCCCGTGCTAAAAGCTGCGTAGACTATCTGATAGAAAAAGGAATAGACCGCAACCGCCTTACCTATAAAGGTTATGGTGCTTCCATGCCGATAGCGCCCAACTCCCTGCCGGATGGCACAGACAACCCGGAAGGCAGACAGAAGAACAGAAGGACCACTTTCACTGTGCTGAAGAAATAA
- a CDS encoding collagen-like protein — protein sequence MKQVLRCMPYALVLSVVVFFAACSKDGAQGPAGPAGTAGTKGPQGPKGDSGLPGSANVIYSGWLDVQFQGIQTAPNSSGGVDTVLYGAVISTPKVDSILLGNALVNVYINLGTALQPRIVVLPYTDEGGVIIRYVAGNKAITVVSNANPGTRTTASGKIYQYRYVVVPGGIAARSASTFDWKNYGQVKEALHLED from the coding sequence ATGAAACAAGTATTGCGTTGCATGCCCTATGCACTGGTTCTCTCTGTAGTTGTATTTTTTGCTGCCTGCTCCAAAGACGGAGCACAGGGACCTGCTGGTCCTGCCGGAACCGCCGGTACTAAAGGCCCTCAGGGTCCTAAAGGGGATTCTGGTTTGCCCGGTTCTGCCAATGTGATTTATTCTGGTTGGTTGGATGTTCAGTTTCAGGGAATTCAAACGGCACCCAACTCCAGCGGGGGTGTAGACACTGTTCTTTATGGTGCCGTGATCTCAACGCCTAAAGTTGATTCTATCCTGCTGGGTAATGCGCTGGTGAATGTGTATATCAATCTGGGTACAGCATTACAGCCCAGGATTGTAGTGTTGCCTTATACCGACGAGGGTGGTGTTATTATCCGTTATGTAGCAGGTAATAAAGCTATTACGGTGGTATCTAACGCCAACCCTGGTACGAGAACTACTGCCAGCGGTAAAATTTATCAATACAGATATGTAGTAGTACCTGGTGGTATTGCTGCCCGCTCTGCCAGCACTTTCGACTGGAAAAATTATGGTCAGGTGAAGGAAGCCCTGCACCTGGAAGATTAG
- a CDS encoding RNA polymerase sigma factor, giving the protein MNKYQDFTDHELIRMYIAGNNQAFTTLVHRHKNRLYTTIVLLVRNRDLAEDIFQEVFIKIVNALHSGQYSDNNRFLAWAVRIAHNCCISHFRKVNSWSKTVVAGYNDEMGDSLDYMEHSIEHHLIAHETSQEINALLDQLPTVQREAVILRYYADLSYKEMAQTVGISINTALGRVRYALMNLRKQMLVEGEGEGEVQSRYI; this is encoded by the coding sequence ATGAACAAGTATCAAGATTTTACGGACCACGAATTGATCCGTATGTATATCGCCGGCAATAACCAGGCCTTTACAACCCTTGTGCATCGTCACAAAAACAGATTATATACCACCATTGTACTCCTGGTCCGCAACCGTGACCTGGCCGAAGATATTTTTCAGGAAGTATTTATCAAGATAGTCAATGCCCTGCATAGCGGGCAGTATTCAGACAATAACCGGTTTCTGGCCTGGGCGGTACGTATAGCCCACAACTGCTGCATCAGCCATTTCCGTAAGGTCAATTCCTGGTCTAAGACAGTAGTGGCCGGCTACAACGATGAAATGGGTGATAGCCTGGACTATATGGAACACAGCATTGAACATCACCTGATCGCCCACGAAACCAGTCAGGAGATCAATGCGCTGCTGGACCAGCTGCCAACCGTACAGCGGGAAGCGGTCATATTACGCTACTACGCAGACCTGAGTTATAAAGAGATGGCACAGACAGTAGGAATCAGTATTAATACTGCATTGGGAAGGGTAAGGTATGCATTGATGAACTTAAGGAAGCAGATGTTGGTGGAAGGGGAGGGAGAAGGAGAAGTCCAAAGCAGGTATATATAA
- a CDS encoding PKD domain-containing protein has protein sequence MLTKITNHPVGAALQWCKLAISVLVLQFVAFSLYAQNLSNKGKDFWVGYGHHQFMEPGNSNSQEMILYLSAEQAATVTVSVTGTAWTRTYNIPANTVIASDLIPKVGASDARLYSPPPSFGGTGGEGIFTNRSIHIQSNVPIVAYAHIYGSASSGATMLMPEETWGYSYISVNSQQNYGSDCFNWMFVIANQNNTVVEITPSVLTRNGRPPGVPFTVTLNRGDIYQLVGASLGGSLGRQLTGTVVKSIGNANGQCFPVAVFSGSSRTAITCTGGTSSGDNNIQQVFPFQAWGKRYLTAPYSASNNPISSQNAYFKIVVKDPATVVRKNGVVLPIGTLINNSYYEYLSGTADYIESDKPVLVAQYMPSSGECGNTDPLGDPEMVYLSPLEQAINRTGFYRNTRESITVNYLTMIIPTGGLGSLRIDGSGLYDYSYVHPRLAGYTVVVKRWPAAQAQCIVTSDSAFIATTYGLGSVESYAYNAGTLINNLNAVGSIHNEYDTSKATNDFTCTQTPVELSILMAYQPTKMVWKLSLLGAAITPNADVTVNNPVPSGTVVIKGITYYKYTLPGSYKFTTEGEQNITVMSTHPSIENCTNTEKVGYTLTVKTKPRAIASYTYTGCTLDSAILKGDNNQPDYKIDRWKWEFPGPVLDSGIEVHHAFPVGPSNVKLTVISKDGCVGDTAFQITAAAKPVAAFTSDATALCEGTAVKLTDNSTYGGTAPLKEWYWNFGNDSVLNATTNASPSMTYNGYKTYTVKHVVKVSTLCVSDTATQTITVYAKPHADFTFPGNCLPVNGVVQFNTAATVPDAQTITGHSWDFGDAGATPANPNTSTLSAPTHAYATFGSYNIKYQVTTDKGCTKDTTITASFKLKPQLAYTAVNGVCVNVKGTIPVANASVKNGVTGKGYYKGPATDSSGNFTPSVAGAGTHKIWYVFNTATGCSDSIATDITVYPKPTAAFAATPSLCLGQPAAITDQSSISTGTITTWKWDDGNGNQTVATNNNPFNINYAADGTYRVKLVAVSDQQCISDTATVTVAVRPLPIVNFQLPASVCMPEGSATFTNLTTIKDNSALSWQWDFGDGSAKSALKDPLHNYTAYGPFDIVLTATSAFGCTDQKSNRLETFFGQPVASFKVAPDTLCQGTDNAFTDQSTDARSNITQWQWSFGDGTTSTAQNPVKKYTSPGEYGVQLKVVNAAGCTSAPFDSKVVVYLQPVIDAGQSFVVPQGTVITFRPTANDSVNLKFRWEPAADFPNPTLFSPVIAAMHDQVYTLTAIGKHNCTASDQMSVKVLKAVVPPNAFSPNGDNINDKWVIYNLSDYPGSKVEVFNRYGQRVYYSDGYALPWDGSFKGNQLPVGTYYYVITLRNGFAPLTGYVAIIR, from the coding sequence CCCGGCCAATACGGTGATTGCATCAGACCTGATTCCCAAGGTCGGCGCCAGCGATGCCCGCTTATATTCTCCTCCTCCTTCTTTCGGAGGTACCGGTGGGGAAGGGATATTCACCAATAGATCCATTCATATCCAGAGTAATGTGCCCATCGTAGCTTATGCACATATCTATGGCAGCGCCTCTTCCGGTGCTACCATGCTTATGCCGGAGGAAACATGGGGCTATTCCTATATCTCCGTGAATAGTCAGCAGAACTATGGCTCCGACTGTTTTAACTGGATGTTTGTCATCGCTAATCAGAATAATACTGTTGTTGAGATAACCCCTTCCGTATTGACCCGTAATGGCCGCCCGCCGGGTGTGCCTTTTACCGTAACACTCAACCGCGGAGATATTTACCAGCTGGTAGGTGCTTCACTGGGTGGCTCTCTGGGGCGTCAGCTGACAGGTACTGTTGTCAAATCCATCGGTAACGCCAACGGACAATGTTTTCCGGTAGCTGTATTTTCCGGCAGCAGCCGTACCGCCATTACCTGCACCGGAGGCACCAGCAGTGGTGATAATAATATTCAGCAGGTGTTCCCCTTCCAGGCATGGGGAAAACGTTATCTGACAGCGCCGTATTCAGCGTCCAACAACCCTATCAGTAGTCAGAACGCTTATTTCAAGATAGTGGTGAAAGACCCGGCTACAGTAGTCAGGAAAAACGGAGTCGTACTGCCCATAGGGACACTGATCAACAACTCCTACTATGAATACCTCAGCGGTACCGCTGACTATATCGAATCAGACAAGCCGGTGTTGGTAGCACAATATATGCCCTCTTCCGGTGAATGTGGTAATACGGATCCCCTGGGCGACCCTGAGATGGTGTACCTGAGCCCATTGGAACAGGCCATTAACAGGACCGGTTTTTACCGCAACACCCGTGAAAGCATTACGGTCAATTACCTCACCATGATCATTCCTACAGGTGGTCTGGGTTCGCTTAGGATCGATGGTTCCGGGCTTTACGATTATTCGTATGTGCATCCCCGTTTGGCCGGTTACACCGTGGTGGTCAAACGCTGGCCCGCCGCGCAGGCCCAGTGTATTGTGACAAGCGACTCCGCTTTCATTGCTACTACCTACGGCCTGGGCTCTGTGGAAAGTTATGCCTATAACGCCGGTACGCTCATCAACAACCTCAACGCAGTGGGTTCTATTCACAACGAATACGATACTTCCAAAGCAACCAATGATTTTACCTGTACACAAACACCGGTAGAACTATCCATCCTCATGGCTTATCAACCCACCAAAATGGTGTGGAAACTGAGTCTGCTGGGAGCAGCTATTACACCCAATGCAGACGTGACGGTCAACAACCCGGTACCTTCCGGCACCGTAGTGATCAAAGGCATCACTTATTATAAATACACCCTGCCCGGGTCCTATAAGTTCACCACGGAGGGTGAGCAAAATATCACGGTGATGTCTACCCATCCGTCTATTGAGAACTGTACCAATACGGAAAAAGTAGGCTATACGCTGACGGTGAAAACCAAACCCCGTGCTATTGCTTCTTATACCTACACCGGCTGTACCCTCGACTCGGCTATTTTAAAAGGAGATAATAATCAACCCGACTATAAAATAGACCGCTGGAAGTGGGAATTCCCCGGCCCTGTGCTGGATAGTGGCATAGAAGTACATCATGCTTTCCCGGTAGGCCCGTCCAATGTAAAACTCACCGTGATCTCCAAAGACGGATGTGTGGGTGATACCGCCTTCCAGATAACGGCTGCTGCCAAACCGGTGGCCGCTTTCACCAGCGATGCCACTGCTTTGTGTGAAGGTACTGCTGTAAAATTAACGGACAACTCTACCTACGGTGGTACTGCTCCACTAAAGGAATGGTATTGGAATTTCGGCAATGACTCAGTACTGAACGCTACCACCAATGCCTCACCATCTATGACCTACAACGGATATAAGACCTATACCGTAAAACATGTAGTGAAAGTGAGTACGCTGTGTGTGAGTGATACTGCTACACAAACTATTACGGTATATGCCAAACCTCACGCGGACTTTACCTTCCCCGGTAATTGCCTGCCCGTAAATGGTGTGGTGCAGTTTAATACAGCAGCCACTGTCCCTGATGCGCAAACCATCACCGGCCATAGCTGGGACTTTGGAGATGCCGGCGCTACGCCAGCCAATCCCAATACTTCGACGTTGTCTGCGCCTACACATGCTTATGCCACCTTTGGTTCGTATAACATCAAATACCAGGTAACTACCGATAAGGGCTGTACGAAAGATACTACCATCACGGCCAGCTTCAAACTGAAGCCACAGTTGGCTTATACCGCGGTGAACGGCGTTTGTGTTAACGTGAAAGGTACAATACCAGTAGCCAATGCCAGTGTGAAAAATGGTGTAACCGGTAAGGGATATTATAAAGGTCCTGCTACCGATTCATCCGGTAATTTCACACCTTCTGTAGCCGGTGCGGGCACACATAAAATCTGGTATGTGTTTAATACCGCTACTGGTTGCTCAGACTCCATCGCTACAGATATCACCGTATATCCCAAACCGACAGCTGCTTTTGCGGCAACGCCCAGCCTTTGCCTCGGACAGCCGGCCGCCATCACTGACCAGTCTTCCATCAGCACCGGTACCATCACTACCTGGAAATGGGACGATGGTAATGGCAATCAGACTGTCGCCACCAACAACAATCCTTTTAATATCAACTATGCCGCAGACGGCACTTACCGCGTGAAACTGGTAGCTGTCAGCGATCAGCAATGTATCAGCGATACCGCGACTGTAACAGTGGCCGTACGTCCGTTGCCGATAGTGAATTTCCAGCTGCCGGCTTCTGTTTGTATGCCGGAAGGCAGCGCCACCTTCACCAACCTGACTACTATCAAGGATAACTCTGCACTTTCCTGGCAGTGGGACTTTGGTGATGGCAGTGCAAAATCAGCATTAAAAGATCCTTTGCATAACTACACCGCCTATGGTCCGTTTGATATCGTGCTGACCGCCACTTCTGCCTTTGGTTGTACCGATCAGAAGAGCAATCGTCTGGAAACCTTCTTCGGACAACCGGTAGCATCCTTTAAAGTGGCGCCTGATACTTTATGTCAGGGTACTGATAATGCTTTCACCGACCAGAGCACTGATGCCCGCAGCAACATTACGCAATGGCAATGGTCTTTTGGTGATGGTACAACATCCACCGCACAAAATCCGGTGAAGAAATATACCAGCCCCGGTGAATACGGTGTGCAGCTGAAAGTGGTGAATGCAGCCGGTTGTACATCGGCACCCTTCGATAGTAAGGTGGTGGTGTATCTGCAGCCGGTGATTGATGCAGGTCAGTCTTTTGTGGTGCCACAGGGAACCGTGATTACTTTCCGGCCTACGGCCAATGATTCTGTCAACCTGAAGTTCCGCTGGGAACCTGCGGCTGACTTCCCGAACCCAACACTGTTTTCACCGGTGATCGCCGCCATGCACGACCAGGTATATACGCTGACCGCTATCGGTAAACACAACTGTACCGCCAGCGACCAGATGTCTGTAAAAGTGCTGAAAGCAGTGGTTCCACCGAATGCCTTTTCACCTAATGGAGACAATATCAACGATAAGTGGGTGATCTATAACCTGAGTGATTATCCCGGCAGCAAAGTGGAAGTCTTCAATCGCTACGGCCAGCGGGTGTATTATTCAGACGGTTATGCACTGCCCTGGGATGGTAGCTTCAAGGGAAATCAGCTGCCGGTAGGAACATACTACTATGTCATCACCCTGAGGAACGGATTTGCGCCACTCACAGGTTATGTGGCCATCATCAGATAA